In a genomic window of Sulfuriferula nivalis:
- a CDS encoding LysR family transcriptional regulator, translated as MIMKLNLDHLVVIDAIATHGSFAAAAQILHRVPSALTYSVQKLEQDLSVQLFDRSGHRAVLTAAGVTLLRDGRYLLDAARELESRVQRIAAGVEVELRIAVSDLIDWQLLYVGLNAFYAQGFGTRLRVSTEVFGGCWDALVDGRADLVIGAPSDGPGGGGYVTHAMGVVDFVFAVAPDHPLADYPEPLQVVDIVKFRAVSAADSSRQLPARTSGLINGQDVLTVPHMTAKLLAQEAGLGVGYLPKALAMTAQANGRLVIKTVAEPKSSAQFFMAWNSHHHGLALAWLVDYWKSHPLWENA; from the coding sequence TTGATAATGAAGCTAAATCTTGATCATTTAGTAGTCATTGATGCCATTGCAACCCACGGCAGTTTTGCGGCTGCTGCACAAATATTGCATAGGGTGCCGTCAGCGCTGACTTATAGCGTGCAGAAGCTGGAGCAGGATTTATCGGTGCAGCTATTTGACCGTAGTGGTCATCGTGCTGTGTTAACAGCGGCTGGTGTAACTTTGCTACGTGATGGGCGCTATCTGTTAGATGCCGCACGTGAGCTTGAGTCACGTGTGCAACGTATTGCTGCTGGCGTTGAAGTCGAGCTGCGTATTGCGGTTAGTGATTTGATAGATTGGCAGTTGTTATATGTTGGGCTGAATGCATTTTATGCGCAAGGATTCGGTACGCGATTGCGTGTAAGCACCGAGGTGTTTGGCGGTTGCTGGGATGCGCTGGTTGACGGACGGGCTGATCTGGTAATCGGCGCACCTAGTGATGGACCTGGGGGTGGTGGATATGTGACGCACGCGATGGGGGTAGTGGATTTTGTTTTTGCTGTTGCACCAGATCATCCGTTGGCAGATTATCCTGAACCATTGCAGGTTGTTGATATTGTCAAGTTTCGGGCAGTCTCGGCTGCAGATAGTTCTCGGCAATTACCTGCTCGTACATCAGGCCTGATTAATGGGCAGGATGTGCTGACCGTGCCCCATATGACGGCGAAATTGTTAGCTCAGGAAGCAGGTTTGGGTGTTGGTTATTTGCCTAAGGCTTTGGCCATGACGGCACAAGCTAATGGGCGTCTGGTAATTAAGACTGTAGCCGAACCTAAATCCAGTGCGCAGTTTTTTATGGCGTGGAACAGCCATCATCATGGCTTGGCACTGGCTTGGCTGGTTGATTATTGGAAGTCACATCCACTGTGGGAGAATGCTTAA
- the rnc gene encoding ribonuclease III, producing MPMAHPDLHPVERALGYTFKQPQLLVQALTHRSFSTPHNERLEFLGDSVLNCAIAQQLYSHFPDLPEGVLSRLRSNLVRQQTLHEIATALALGEHLRLGDGEVKSGGRNRPSILADAVESLFGAILLDSNFDQAQLIIQQLYAKRIAAIDPATPAKDPKTLLQEALQSRHLPLPHYELINATGHAHEQIFSISCNIPALSILTTGTANSRRAAEQAAAQSAYEALSK from the coding sequence ATGCCAATGGCGCACCCTGATTTACACCCTGTAGAACGCGCGCTGGGCTACACCTTCAAGCAGCCGCAACTACTCGTACAGGCGCTCACCCACCGTAGCTTTAGTACGCCGCACAATGAGCGCCTCGAATTCTTGGGTGACAGCGTCCTCAACTGTGCGATTGCCCAGCAACTGTATAGTCACTTCCCTGATTTACCAGAAGGTGTTTTATCACGACTACGCTCCAATCTTGTACGCCAGCAAACCCTGCATGAAATTGCCACCGCACTGGCACTCGGCGAGCACTTACGTCTTGGTGACGGCGAAGTTAAAAGCGGCGGACGCAATCGCCCATCCATACTGGCAGACGCTGTAGAATCATTATTTGGTGCGATATTGCTCGATAGTAATTTTGATCAGGCTCAGCTAATTATTCAACAGCTCTATGCCAAACGTATCGCCGCTATCGACCCTGCTACACCCGCTAAAGATCCTAAAACCTTGCTACAGGAAGCCTTGCAAAGTAGACACTTGCCACTGCCACACTATGAGCTCATCAATGCAACGGGGCATGCGCATGAGCAAATTTTCAGCATCAGTTGCAACATACCTGCACTCTCTATCCTGACCACAGGCACTGCAAACAGTCGTCGAGCAGCTGAACAAGCCGCTGCACAGAGCGCGTATGAAGCGCTTAGCAAATAA
- a CDS encoding DUF4845 domain-containing protein — protein sequence MRNKQRGISLFGMFFVAMGLVFIALVVMKVIPPYIEYVSIKKVFNAMVADPQMQDAKPSQIRESYVRRSSIDNITSVKADDVDISRDNGKLTLSAKYHVEKPLFDNIGIYIDFAPTTDANGAP from the coding sequence ATGCGTAACAAACAACGTGGTATCAGTTTATTTGGGATGTTTTTTGTAGCTATGGGTTTAGTATTTATTGCTCTGGTAGTAATGAAAGTCATCCCCCCATATATCGAATATGTTTCAATAAAAAAAGTCTTCAATGCTATGGTTGCCGATCCACAAATGCAGGATGCGAAGCCATCACAAATTCGTGAATCGTATGTCCGTCGCTCCAGCATAGACAATATCACCAGTGTCAAAGCTGATGATGTAGATATTTCCCGTGACAATGGCAAACTCACGCTCAGTGCAAAATATCACGTAGAAAAACCACTATTTGACAACATTGGTATCTACATTGACTTCGCACCAACAACCGATGCCAATGGCGCACCCTGA
- the lepB gene encoding signal peptidase I: protein MDFALIMFVALVVTGVIWLIDSLIFKPKRTKDAKMPVLAEYAQSFFPVILAVFMLRSFLVEPFKIPSGSMLSTLLVGDFILVNKYTYGIRIPVINTKILEVSQPKNGDVMVFRYPQDPSLDYIKRVVGVPGDTVRYYNKKLTINGKAISQESDGIFSYVDSNLNAVSANQYTEKLGEHTHKILILPDTPTVFVDQVNSQFPHRQNCDYNDEGFTCKVPQGYYFMMGDNRDSSNDSRYWGFVPDRNIVGRAFMIWFNFDNLKRIGHFIE, encoded by the coding sequence ATGGATTTTGCACTCATTATGTTTGTAGCATTGGTTGTCACTGGCGTAATCTGGCTAATTGACAGTCTTATCTTCAAACCAAAGCGCACTAAAGACGCGAAAATGCCAGTCTTAGCAGAATATGCCCAGAGCTTTTTCCCCGTCATACTCGCTGTCTTCATGCTGCGCTCATTTCTGGTAGAGCCGTTCAAAATCCCGTCCGGCTCTATGCTCTCTACCTTGCTGGTTGGCGATTTTATTCTGGTGAACAAATACACCTACGGCATCCGCATCCCTGTCATCAACACCAAAATTTTAGAAGTCAGCCAACCTAAAAACGGTGATGTGATGGTGTTTCGTTATCCACAAGATCCCAGTCTGGACTACATCAAACGTGTGGTAGGCGTACCGGGCGACACGGTACGTTATTACAATAAAAAACTGACTATCAATGGCAAGGCTATTTCACAAGAGAGTGACGGCATTTTCAGCTATGTCGATAGCAACCTGAATGCTGTCAGTGCTAACCAATACACCGAGAAACTGGGTGAACATACCCATAAAATCCTGATTCTTCCCGATACACCAACCGTCTTTGTTGACCAGGTAAACAGCCAATTCCCACATCGCCAGAATTGCGATTACAATGACGAAGGATTCACTTGCAAAGTACCGCAAGGCTACTATTTCATGATGGGCGATAATCGTGACAGCAGCAATGACAGTCGCTACTGGGGATTTGTTCCAGACCGCAACATAGTTGGTCGTGCTTTCATGATCTGGTTTAACTTTGATAATTTGAAACGTATTGGTCATTTCATAGAATAA
- the lepA gene encoding translation elongation factor 4, with the protein MKNIRNFSIIAHIDHGKSTLADRIIQLCGGLSAREMEAQVLDSMDLERERGITIKAQTAALEYKARDGQIYQLHLIDTPGHVDFSYEVSRSLSACEGALLVVDASQGVEAQTVANCYTATELGMEVVPVLNKIDLPAAEPERVMQEIEDIIGIDASDAVHASAKTGIGIEDILEAVISKIPPPQGDPDAPLKALIIDSWFDNYVGVVMLVRVFDGRIQPKQRIRLMATKTVHLVEQVGVFTPKARQLTELSAGDVGFIIAGIKELKAAKVGDTVTLDGNPATEALPGFKEIKPQVFAGLYPVESHDYDALRDALEKLKLNDASLQYEPEVSQALGFGFRCGFLGLLHMEIVQERLEREYDMDLITTAPTVIYEVVMKGGEVIHIENPSKLPELSKIEEIREPMITATILVPEEYLGSVMTLCTQKRGTQTNMQYMGRQVMLNYDMPMNEVVMDFFDRLKSATRGYASLDYDFKEYRTADLVKLDILVNNEKVDALSLIVHRATSQYKGRELASKMRELIPRQMFDVAIQAAIGAQIISRENVKALRKNVLAKCYGGDISRKRKLLEKQKAGKKRMKQVGNVEIPQEAFLAILQVGDK; encoded by the coding sequence ATGAAAAACATACGAAATTTCTCCATTATTGCCCATATTGACCACGGCAAATCCACCTTAGCAGATCGCATTATCCAACTCTGCGGCGGGTTATCTGCACGTGAAATGGAAGCACAAGTTCTCGATTCTATGGATTTGGAACGTGAACGTGGCATTACCATCAAAGCGCAAACTGCAGCATTGGAATACAAGGCGCGTGACGGCCAGATTTATCAGTTGCACTTAATTGACACCCCAGGTCACGTCGATTTCTCCTACGAAGTCAGCCGTTCACTATCAGCATGTGAAGGCGCGTTATTGGTAGTTGATGCATCCCAAGGTGTAGAGGCACAAACGGTTGCAAACTGCTACACCGCAACCGAATTAGGTATGGAAGTCGTTCCGGTACTCAACAAAATCGACCTCCCCGCCGCTGAACCTGAACGGGTCATGCAGGAAATCGAAGACATTATTGGTATTGATGCCAGTGATGCAGTTCATGCATCTGCTAAAACAGGCATAGGCATAGAAGACATTCTCGAAGCCGTTATTAGCAAAATCCCGCCACCCCAAGGTGACCCTGATGCACCGCTAAAAGCATTAATTATCGACTCCTGGTTTGATAACTATGTCGGCGTAGTAATGTTGGTGCGTGTATTTGATGGACGCATACAACCTAAACAAAGAATCCGTTTAATGGCGACCAAAACGGTCCATCTGGTTGAACAAGTCGGCGTATTCACCCCGAAAGCACGTCAACTTACCGAGCTATCAGCTGGCGACGTAGGCTTTATCATCGCAGGTATCAAAGAACTCAAAGCTGCCAAAGTTGGCGACACTGTCACTCTGGATGGCAATCCAGCCACTGAAGCACTGCCTGGTTTCAAAGAAATCAAGCCGCAAGTTTTTGCAGGTCTATACCCTGTTGAATCACATGACTACGACGCACTGCGTGATGCATTGGAAAAACTCAAGCTCAACGATGCATCTTTGCAATATGAGCCAGAAGTCTCTCAAGCATTAGGCTTTGGCTTCCGTTGCGGTTTCCTTGGCTTACTGCACATGGAAATCGTACAAGAACGCTTAGAGCGTGAGTACGACATGGATCTCATCACCACTGCCCCTACCGTTATTTATGAGGTAGTGATGAAAGGTGGCGAAGTCATCCATATTGAAAACCCATCAAAATTACCTGAGCTCTCCAAAATCGAAGAAATACGTGAGCCCATGATTACCGCGACCATCCTCGTACCAGAGGAGTATCTCGGCAGCGTAATGACGCTATGTACGCAAAAACGCGGCACGCAGACAAATATGCAGTACATGGGACGTCAAGTCATGCTCAATTACGACATGCCGATGAATGAAGTCGTGATGGACTTCTTTGACCGACTTAAATCAGCTACACGTGGCTATGCCTCACTGGATTATGATTTCAAAGAATATCGCACTGCGGACTTGGTGAAGCTGGATATCCTGGTCAACAACGAAAAGGTCGATGCGCTCTCGCTGATCGTCCACCGTGCCACCAGCCAATACAAAGGACGCGAGCTGGCTTCAAAAATGCGTGAGTTAATTCCACGTCAAATGTTCGACGTAGCAATTCAGGCAGCCATTGGTGCACAAATCATCTCTCGTGAAAATGTGAAAGCACTACGTAAGAATGTGCTGGCAAAATGCTATGGTGGCGATATCAGTCGCAAGCGTAAATTGCTGGAGAAACAAAAAGCAGGTAAGAAGCGCATGAAACAAGTAGGTAACGTAGAAATTCCGCAAGAAGCCTTCCTCGCAATTCTGCAAGTTGGCGATAAATAA
- a CDS encoding glutaredoxin family protein — MTQLKIYLRTYCHLCHDLLAKLAPYQQRYGFEIIELDIDTSPELEERYGALIPVLTGADDNEICHYFLDEAALTDYLSKIR; from the coding sequence ATGACCCAACTTAAAATCTATTTACGCACTTACTGTCACTTATGCCATGATTTGCTGGCTAAACTCGCCCCATATCAACAACGCTATGGATTCGAAATTATTGAATTAGACATAGACACCAGCCCTGAACTGGAAGAACGTTATGGCGCATTAATCCCTGTCCTGACAGGGGCTGATGACAATGAAATTTGCCATTATTTCCTTGATGAAGCCGCGCTTACAGATTATTTATCGAAAATCCGTTAA
- a CDS encoding DegQ family serine endoprotease: MRRVLFFMFFLLNFSFYVQAKDLPDFTELVKDHGASVVNITTTQLVITRNGFETMPGMPNDEMFDFFRRFMPPQGAHGKSHEVPIKASGSGFIISSDGYILTNAHVVDGADEVIVKLTDKRELKAKVIGTDSRSDIALIKIAANNLPKVPIGNPQQLQVGEWVLAIGSPFGFENSVTAGIVSAKGRSLPSENFVPFIQTDVAINPGNSGGPLFNMKGEVVGINSQILSRSGGYMGLSFAIPIDVAMQVADQIKTHGKVQRSKLGVVIQELNAGNASAFGLNSAEGALVSEVEKDSPAAKAGLKSGDIIVKLNDQPIKTSLDLPNLVSMTKPGTTVKLQIWRNRELITVPVTVVEMKSDVIAKNGDAQTDHTANKIGLMVANITPAERDQIGITHGIVVQNSDGMSARAGIQTGDIILAVGNTSIDSVVQFNKIIDKTNKGSSIALLIMRDESRLYLPVHIE, encoded by the coding sequence ATGAGAAGAGTATTGTTTTTTATGTTTTTTTTATTGAATTTCAGTTTTTATGTGCAAGCGAAAGATCTTCCAGATTTTACTGAACTGGTCAAAGATCATGGCGCGTCAGTAGTAAATATTACAACGACTCAGCTGGTAATAACACGCAATGGTTTTGAGACCATGCCTGGCATGCCAAATGATGAAATGTTCGATTTTTTCCGTCGTTTCATGCCACCACAGGGTGCACACGGAAAATCCCACGAAGTCCCCATCAAGGCCAGCGGCTCTGGATTTATTATCAGCAGTGATGGCTACATACTCACTAACGCACACGTAGTTGATGGTGCAGATGAAGTCATCGTCAAACTGACTGACAAACGTGAACTAAAAGCTAAAGTTATCGGCACGGACAGCCGTTCCGACATTGCATTAATAAAAATTGCAGCCAACAACCTCCCCAAAGTACCCATAGGCAACCCACAACAACTACAAGTTGGCGAATGGGTATTGGCCATCGGCTCGCCCTTTGGCTTTGAAAATTCAGTCACCGCAGGTATCGTTAGCGCCAAAGGCCGCTCACTACCCAGTGAGAATTTTGTTCCCTTTATCCAAACTGACGTTGCCATCAATCCAGGCAATTCAGGTGGCCCTCTGTTTAACATGAAAGGTGAAGTGGTCGGCATTAACTCCCAAATCCTGTCACGCTCCGGCGGTTACATGGGACTTTCATTTGCGATTCCAATTGACGTAGCGATGCAAGTCGCGGACCAGATCAAAACTCACGGCAAAGTTCAGCGCAGCAAACTCGGCGTCGTCATCCAGGAACTGAACGCGGGTAACGCCAGTGCATTTGGTCTCAATTCCGCTGAAGGCGCACTAGTATCTGAAGTTGAGAAAGACAGTCCAGCTGCCAAAGCGGGGCTCAAATCTGGCGACATTATCGTCAAACTTAACGACCAGCCCATAAAAACCTCACTCGATTTACCTAACCTGGTGTCAATGACTAAACCAGGCACGACAGTTAAACTACAAATATGGCGAAATCGTGAGTTAATCACAGTCCCGGTGACCGTTGTCGAAATGAAGTCAGATGTCATCGCTAAAAATGGTGACGCACAAACTGATCATACTGCCAACAAAATCGGTTTAATGGTGGCCAACATCACTCCTGCAGAACGTGATCAAATCGGCATTACCCATGGCATAGTCGTACAAAACAGTGATGGTATGTCCGCACGTGCGGGTATACAGACAGGTGATATTATTTTGGCCGTCGGTAACACGAGTATCGATAGCGTGGTTCAATTTAATAAAATCATAGATAAAACCAACAAAGGCAGCAGTATTGCCCTATTAATTATGCGCGATGAGTCACGCCTCTACCTTCCTGTGCATATAGAATAA